The DNA segment GTGGTTTTTCACCATTCGGCCCTACATTCAGGGAGCCATTGTTAACGCGCATACCACCTCCCCAGGAGGAACTTGCCGCAGCAGAATCAGTCACCATAGAACTGGCAGATGCCGTATCCATTAAACCACGGGTCACTTTACCATCACGGTACAACTGCATCCAGGTACTGGTTTTACCAAAAGCACGCTGTGCATAAAGATCTGCCATATTCAACGTTCCCTGACTCATTCCATCACTGACTAACATAATAATGTTCTTTGCCTTTTTCTTCAGAGAACCTGGTTTCGCCAATACATCGCCCGCAGATAAAAATGGCAAACCCAATCCGGCCAGCAATCCTCCCTTTAATAATGATCTTCTATTCATTCTGTGTGTTTTGAGCAAAAGTATCATCCTAAGGATACTTCAGGCTTAACTCCCCGTTAAGGTATTGTTAACAGTAATCTCAAATCGACGCACAATTAATAATTGGATATGTTAGAAAGCATGACGTACTTTGCATCAGAATAAATCCTCATTTGGACGGCATGATATGGCTAAGTTTATAAAAAGTTTCGGTTATGCATTTTCAGGGATTGTCCATGCCTTTAAAAGCCAGTTTAATTTCAGGTTCCATATTGCAGCATTGTTTGTTGTTGGCCTTGCGGGATGGTATTTTCAATTGTCCGCCGGCGAATGGCTCTGGATTGTTGTTGCTGCCGGAATCGTATTGCTCTCTGAATTGTTCAACACTGCCGTCGAAGTTCTGGTAGACCTGGTTTCTCCGGATATTCATCCGAAGGCAAAGATCATTAAAGATACGGCTGCCGCTGCAGTATTGATCGCAGCCATTACTTCGGTACTCATCGGACTGATCATTTTCATTCCCAAAATAAGCTATGCTGCATAAAACCCGGGGAATTATACTTAAAACTACACTCTACAGTGAAAGTAGTGTCGTGGTACAGATGTTTACCGAGAAATTCGGAATCCAGTCGTACATGATCAACGGGGTTAGAAAGCCAAAAGCCAAAATCAGGATGAACATGCTGCAACCACTTCACCTGGTAGAAATGATTGTTTATCATAAGGTGAATAGCAGTATCCAGCGGATTTCAGAGTTAAGGCCAACGCCTATCTTTCGCAGTATTCCTTATGACATCATAAAAAGCACTATCACCATTTTTCTGAATGAAGTTTTATATAAAAGCATCCGACAGCAAATGGCAGATGAACATTTGTTTGATTTCATCTTCAGTGCTGTATGCTGGTTTGACGAATCAGAAGAAACGAACGTGAATTTCCACCTTGCTTTTTTGCTAAAACTCTCCCGTTATTTAGGTTTTGCACCAAGTACGGAGACAAAAAGCGACCAGAGCTATTTCGATTTGCAGGAAGGGGAGTTCAAATCTCTTCCCCCTGTACACCCCTATTTTATAGATAAAGCCGATGCTGTCCTATTTATTTCACTCTATATTTCTCCTTTTGAAAAAATAAATGAAATTAAATTAGAAAATAAAACAAGACGTTCCATTCTTGATAAAATACTGGTTTACTACACCTTACATACCGCTTCTTTCGGAGAAATCCGCTCACATCAGGTCCTTGAAGATGTGCTCTCATAAAAAAGCTGAAAAAACTTTTGCAAAAATGATTTTAGGGTGTATATTTGCAATCCCAAAACGAAGGGAACTTTGACAAACGAATACGGCTTACTCAGCTGGTTTTAATACAAAAAGAGTAGAATCAAGGGGAGATTAGCTCAGCTGGTTCAGAGCACCTGCCTTACAAGCAGGGGGTCACTGGT comes from the Pedobacter sp. FW305-3-2-15-E-R2A2 genome and includes:
- the recO gene encoding DNA repair protein RecO, translating into MLHKTRGIILKTTLYSESSVVVQMFTEKFGIQSYMINGVRKPKAKIRMNMLQPLHLVEMIVYHKVNSSIQRISELRPTPIFRSIPYDIIKSTITIFLNEVLYKSIRQQMADEHLFDFIFSAVCWFDESEETNVNFHLAFLLKLSRYLGFAPSTETKSDQSYFDLQEGEFKSLPPVHPYFIDKADAVLFISLYISPFEKINEIKLENKTRRSILDKILVYYTLHTASFGEIRSHQVLEDVLS
- a CDS encoding diacylglycerol kinase family protein, whose amino-acid sequence is MAKFIKSFGYAFSGIVHAFKSQFNFRFHIAALFVVGLAGWYFQLSAGEWLWIVVAAGIVLLSELFNTAVEVLVDLVSPDIHPKAKIIKDTAAAAVLIAAITSVLIGLIIFIPKISYAA